From Pseudomonas sp. stari2, a single genomic window includes:
- a CDS encoding 4'-phosphopantetheinyl transferase, which produces MNSSPLLPACCTPLDAHWPLPIVLPDTVLLSTHFDPSQLLGDDFRRSAIEPPPSIQRSVAKRQAEFLAGRICARAALQKLEGSNSVPAIGEDRAPVWPAHICGSITHSTGRAAAIVANKQHWRGLGMDMENLLNAERAERLAGEILTPAEMQRMAAGARDQLALWVTLTFSVKESLFKALYPIVQKRFYFEHAEMLEWTEQGHVRLRLLTDLSSEWRNGTELDAQFGVHDGQLLSLVSIQV; this is translated from the coding sequence ATGAATTCCAGCCCCCTCCTCCCAGCTTGCTGCACCCCGCTCGATGCCCATTGGCCATTGCCGATCGTGCTGCCGGACACCGTGCTGCTGAGCACCCATTTCGACCCGTCGCAGTTGCTCGGCGATGATTTCCGCCGCAGCGCCATCGAGCCGCCGCCGAGCATCCAGCGCTCGGTGGCCAAGCGTCAGGCGGAGTTTCTCGCCGGGCGTATCTGCGCCCGGGCCGCACTGCAAAAACTGGAAGGTTCAAACAGTGTCCCGGCGATTGGCGAGGATCGCGCACCGGTATGGCCGGCACATATTTGCGGCTCGATCACCCACAGCACCGGCCGGGCAGCCGCGATTGTCGCCAACAAGCAACACTGGCGCGGGCTGGGCATGGATATGGAAAACCTGCTCAACGCCGAACGGGCCGAGCGCCTGGCCGGGGAAATCCTCACACCAGCGGAAATGCAGCGCATGGCCGCCGGCGCCCGCGATCAACTGGCGCTCTGGGTGACGCTGACGTTTTCGGTGAAGGAAAGCCTGTTCAAGGCGCTGTACCCGATCGTCCAGAAACGTTTCTATTTCGAGCACGCCGAAATGCTCGAATGGACCGAGCAAGGTCATGTGAGGCTGCGCCTGCTGACGGACCTGTCCAGCGAATGGCGCAACGGGACCGAGCTGGATGCACAGTTCGGGGTACACGACGGGCAGTTGTTGAGCCTGGTCAGCATTCAGGTTTGA
- a CDS encoding ATP-binding protein, protein MIRSLRVRLMLAATTLAVLFMLALLPAMQGAFSLALQDSIEQRLASDVTTLISAARIENGRLVMPMQLPDERFNLADFRLLGYIYDREGHLVWRSKATQEEQINYKPRYDGMGSEFARIREASGQEFFVYDVEVKLLGGKNAAFSIVALQPVREYETTLEGLRENLYLGFGAALLVLLSLLWIGLTWGLKALRRLSQELDEIESGTRESLTEQHPRELLRLTGSLNRLLHSERQQRSRYRDSLDDLAHSLKTPLAVLQGVSEDMAQRPEDRDQAWVLQAQIERMSQQISYQLQRASLRKSGLVRHQVRLRPVLKSLCDTLDKVYRDKRVRVAFDLPEHCYLPIEQGALLEMLGNLLENAYRLCLGEVRISVRESLAGIELCIEDDGPGVPQHQRARILERGERLDRQHPGQGIGLAVVKDIIESYNAKLTLGDSPMGGAAFRIHFPAV, encoded by the coding sequence TTGATCCGTTCGCTTCGTGTTCGTTTGATGTTGGCCGCCACGACGCTGGCGGTGTTGTTCATGCTCGCCTTGCTTCCGGCGATGCAAGGGGCGTTCAGCCTGGCGCTGCAGGATTCCATCGAGCAGCGCCTGGCTTCGGATGTCACCACACTGATTTCTGCGGCTCGGATTGAAAACGGTCGTCTGGTGATGCCGATGCAGTTGCCGGACGAGCGTTTCAACCTCGCCGACTTCCGTCTGCTCGGCTACATCTACGACCGCGAAGGTCATCTGGTCTGGCGCTCGAAAGCGACCCAGGAAGAGCAGATCAACTACAAACCGCGTTACGACGGGATGGGCAGCGAGTTTGCGCGGATTCGCGAAGCCAGCGGTCAGGAATTCTTCGTCTACGACGTCGAAGTCAAACTGCTCGGCGGCAAGAATGCGGCGTTCAGCATCGTTGCGCTGCAACCGGTGCGTGAATACGAAACCACCCTCGAAGGCCTGCGGGAAAACCTCTACCTCGGCTTCGGCGCTGCGTTGCTGGTGCTGCTCTCGCTGCTGTGGATCGGCCTGACCTGGGGCCTGAAAGCCTTGCGCCGGCTCAGCCAGGAACTGGACGAAATCGAAAGCGGCACCCGCGAAAGCCTCACCGAACAGCACCCCCGTGAACTGTTGCGTCTGACCGGCTCGCTCAACCGCTTGCTGCACAGCGAGCGTCAGCAACGCAGCCGTTACCGTGACTCCCTTGATGATCTGGCCCACAGCCTGAAAACCCCGCTGGCGGTGTTGCAGGGCGTCAGCGAAGACATGGCCCAGCGTCCCGAAGATCGCGATCAGGCCTGGGTGCTGCAAGCCCAGATCGAGCGCATGAGTCAGCAGATCAGCTATCAACTGCAGCGCGCCAGCCTGCGTAAAAGCGGTCTGGTGCGCCATCAGGTGCGCCTGCGTCCGGTGCTCAAAAGCCTGTGCGACACCCTGGACAAGGTCTACCGCGACAAACGCGTGCGGGTGGCATTCGACCTGCCGGAACACTGCTACCTGCCGATCGAGCAGGGCGCCTTGCTGGAAATGCTGGGCAACCTGCTGGAAAACGCCTATCGCCTGTGCCTCGGCGAAGTGCGCATCAGCGTGCGCGAAAGCCTAGCCGGCATCGAGTTGTGCATCGAAGACGATGGCCCGGGTGTTCCGCAGCATCAGCGCGCGCGGATTCTTGAACGCGGTGAACGCCTGGATCGCCAGCACCCGGGGCAGGGGATCGGGCTGGCGGTGGTCAAGGACATTATCGAGAGCTACAACGCCAAGCTGACGTTGGGCGACTCACCAATGGGCGGGGCGGCGTTCAGGATTCATTTCCCGGCGGTGTGA
- a CDS encoding AraC family transcriptional regulator, which translates to MRERTIASHFARAALVGARRRGFDHSGLLLQLGISPELLDEPRARIAPEQFTRLIQNLWLALDDECLGLGNAPSKTGTFAMMCHAIIHCRSLEKALQRGLLFYSLFPEAPRLSLTHEDEWVRLSLDDSQWWDPDHFLSESLLVIWHRLGSWLIGQRIRLEQASFSYPKPAHGAEYDLLFSCPLEFSAPQSSLVFHSRYLHMPLLQDERTLKHFLERSPADLLSRPDDGNSLSSRLRRLLSHDSARWPDLEAVAAHLHISPQTLRRHLREEGTSFQELKDQLRRDIAIYHLGRADLSLQQIAEQLGFSEPSAFHRAFKKWTGLTPGAYRAQEQ; encoded by the coding sequence ATGCGCGAACGCACCATTGCCAGTCACTTCGCCCGTGCCGCCCTCGTCGGCGCGCGCCGTCGCGGGTTCGATCATTCGGGTCTGCTGCTACAACTGGGTATCAGTCCCGAACTGCTCGACGAGCCCCGTGCGCGGATCGCCCCGGAACAATTCACCCGACTGATCCAGAACCTGTGGCTGGCCCTGGACGACGAATGCCTGGGCTTAGGCAACGCGCCCAGCAAGACCGGCACTTTCGCCATGATGTGCCACGCCATCATCCATTGCCGCAGCCTGGAAAAGGCTCTGCAACGCGGCTTATTGTTTTATAGCCTATTCCCAGAGGCCCCGCGCCTGAGCCTGACCCATGAAGATGAATGGGTGCGTCTGAGCCTCGACGATTCGCAATGGTGGGATCCGGATCACTTTCTCTCCGAGAGCCTGCTGGTGATCTGGCATCGCCTCGGCAGCTGGCTGATCGGCCAGCGAATTCGCCTGGAACAGGCAAGTTTCAGCTACCCGAAACCGGCGCACGGGGCGGAGTACGATTTGCTGTTCTCGTGTCCGCTGGAGTTTTCGGCACCGCAAAGCAGTCTGGTGTTTCACAGTCGCTATCTGCACATGCCGCTGTTGCAGGACGAGCGCACGCTCAAGCACTTTCTCGAACGCTCTCCCGCCGACCTGCTGTCTCGCCCGGACGACGGCAACAGCCTCAGCAGCCGATTGCGCCGCCTGCTCAGTCATGACAGCGCGCGCTGGCCGGACCTGGAAGCCGTCGCGGCGCATCTGCACATCAGCCCGCAGACCCTGCGTCGGCATTTGCGCGAGGAAGGCACCAGTTTTCAGGAGTTGAAGGATCAGTTGCGCCGGGACATTGCGATTTATCACCTGGGGCGGGCCGATCTGTCGTTGCAACAGATCGCCGAACAGCTCGGGTTTTCCGAGCCGTCGGCGTTTCATCGAGCGTTCAAGAAGTGGACGGGGCTGACGCCGGGGGCTTATCGGGCGCAGGAGCAGTAG
- a CDS encoding Yip1 family protein: protein MIHHVVGLFTHPDQEWKEIRGDQEESISHMYLTHTLILAAIPAISAFIGTTQVGWVIGSRAPVMLTVESALWMTIMSYLAMLGGVAVMGAFVHWMARTYDANPSLARCVAFATYTATPLFVGGLAALYPHMWLGMIVGTAAICYTVYLLYVGLPTFMNIPSDEGFLFSSSVLAVGLVVLVAIMAFTVIVWGLGVGPVYTN, encoded by the coding sequence ATGATCCATCACGTAGTGGGACTTTTTACCCACCCCGATCAGGAATGGAAGGAAATCCGTGGCGACCAAGAGGAAAGCATCAGCCACATGTACCTGACACACACGCTGATTCTGGCGGCGATCCCCGCCATTTCGGCGTTTATCGGCACGACGCAGGTCGGCTGGGTCATCGGCAGCCGCGCACCGGTGATGCTCACCGTCGAAAGCGCGTTGTGGATGACCATCATGTCGTACCTGGCGATGCTCGGCGGGGTCGCGGTCATGGGTGCTTTCGTGCACTGGATGGCCCGCACCTATGACGCCAACCCGAGCCTGGCCCGCTGCGTGGCGTTTGCCACCTACACCGCGACACCATTGTTCGTCGGCGGGCTGGCGGCGTTGTATCCACATATGTGGCTGGGGATGATCGTCGGTACGGCGGCCATCTGCTACACGGTGTACCTGTTGTATGTGGGGTTGCCGACCTTCATGAACATTCCGTCTGACGAGGGTTTTCTGTTTTCCAGCTCGGTACTGGCGGTAGGTCTGGTGGTGCTGGTGGCCATCATGGCGTTTACCGTGATTGTCTGGGGACTGGGCGTGGGGCCCGTCTACACGAATTAG
- a CDS encoding dienelactone hydrolase family protein, translating to MRLFLALTLLAFSSLSAAAIKTEEIPYQSADGTKLIGYYAYDDAIKGPRPGVVVVHEWWGLNDYAKRRARDLAGLGYSALAIDMYGEGKNTEHPKDAMAFMQAATQNADAASKRFEAGLDLLKKQPQTDTGKLAAIGYCFGGGVVLNAARQGVPLAGVVSFHGALATKTPATPGSVKAKILVEHGALDSMVTADNVTAFKSEMDKAGADYKFVSLDGAKHGFTNPDADRLSHGDHGGPDIGYNKAADEKSWADMQAFFKKIFG from the coding sequence ATGCGCCTGTTCCTTGCCCTCACCCTGCTCGCCTTCAGCAGCCTCAGCGCGGCTGCAATCAAAACTGAGGAAATACCTTATCAGAGCGCCGATGGCACGAAACTGATCGGTTATTACGCCTATGACGACGCGATCAAGGGACCTCGCCCCGGCGTGGTGGTGGTCCATGAATGGTGGGGCCTGAACGACTACGCCAAGCGCCGCGCCCGGGATCTCGCCGGGCTCGGCTACAGCGCCCTGGCCATCGACATGTACGGTGAAGGCAAGAACACCGAGCACCCGAAAGACGCGATGGCGTTCATGCAGGCTGCCACGCAGAACGCCGATGCCGCCAGCAAACGCTTCGAGGCCGGCCTCGATCTGCTGAAAAAACAGCCACAGACCGACACCGGCAAACTGGCCGCCATCGGTTACTGTTTCGGTGGTGGCGTGGTGTTGAATGCGGCGCGTCAGGGTGTGCCACTGGCCGGCGTGGTAAGTTTCCACGGCGCACTCGCCACCAAGACCCCGGCGACGCCCGGCAGCGTCAAGGCGAAGATCCTCGTCGAGCACGGCGCGCTGGACAGCATGGTCACCGCCGACAACGTCACGGCGTTCAAGTCTGAAATGGACAAGGCCGGCGCCGACTATAAATTCGTCAGCCTCGACGGCGCCAAGCATGGTTTCACCAACCCCGATGCGGATCGTCTGAGCCACGGCGATCACGGTGGCCCGGACATCGGCTACAACAAGGCTGCGGATGAAAAATCCTGGGCGGACATGCAGGCCTTCTTCAAGAAAATCTTTGGCTGA
- a CDS encoding response regulator transcription factor, which produces MKLLVVEDEALLRHHLQTRLTESGHVVESVANAEEALYQTGQFNFDLAVIDLGLPGMGGLDLIRQLRQDGKSFPILILTARGNWQDKVEGLAAGADDYLVKPFQFEELEARLNALLRRSSGFTQSSIVAGPLLLDLNRKQATLDEQPLALTAYEYRILEYLMRHHQQVVPKDRLMEQLYPDDDERDPNVIEVLVGRLRRKLEGPAGFKPIDTVRGLGYLFNERCT; this is translated from the coding sequence ATGAAACTGTTGGTCGTCGAAGATGAAGCGCTGTTGCGTCATCACCTGCAAACCCGCCTGACGGAAAGCGGTCACGTGGTCGAGTCCGTGGCCAATGCCGAAGAGGCGCTGTACCAGACCGGGCAATTCAACTTTGACCTGGCGGTGATCGACCTCGGCCTGCCGGGCATGGGCGGGCTCGACCTGATCCGCCAGTTGCGCCAGGACGGCAAGAGCTTCCCGATCCTGATCCTCACCGCTCGCGGCAACTGGCAGGACAAGGTCGAAGGCCTGGCCGCCGGCGCCGACGATTACCTGGTCAAACCGTTCCAGTTCGAAGAACTCGAAGCGCGGCTCAATGCCCTGCTGCGCCGCTCCAGCGGTTTCACTCAGTCGTCCATCGTCGCCGGGCCGTTGTTGCTCGACCTCAATCGCAAGCAGGCGACCCTCGATGAACAGCCTCTGGCGCTGACCGCCTACGAATACCGGATCCTCGAATACCTGATGCGCCACCATCAGCAAGTGGTGCCCAAGGATCGCCTGATGGAACAGCTGTACCCGGACGACGACGAGCGTGATCCGAATGTGATCGAAGTGCTGGTCGGGCGTCTGCGGCGCAAGCTCGAAGGCCCGGCCGGATTCAAGCCGATCGACACGGTGCGCGGGCTCGGCTATCTGTTCAATGAGCGCTGCACTTGA
- a CDS encoding DNA-3-methyladenine glycosylase I, giving the protein MRDYKWLHEYCLNRFGSAAELEAHLPVPKTPAQLRQISDDRYLSTMALRVFRAGLKHSLVDAKWPAFEEVFFKFDPEKVVLMSAEHLERLMQDARIIRHLGKLKSVPRNAQFILDVEKEKGSFGALLADWPVTDIVGLWTYLKKHGHQLGGLSAPRFLRMVGKDTFVPSYDVVAALNAQKIVDKAPSSLRDLATVQNAFNQWHEESGGRPMSQISMMLAYTVNH; this is encoded by the coding sequence ATGCGCGATTACAAGTGGCTGCACGAATACTGTCTGAACCGATTCGGTTCGGCGGCTGAACTGGAAGCCCATCTGCCTGTTCCCAAGACCCCGGCGCAATTGCGCCAGATCAGCGACGACCGTTATCTCTCGACCATGGCCCTGAGGGTCTTCCGTGCCGGGCTCAAGCACAGCCTGGTGGACGCCAAGTGGCCAGCTTTCGAAGAAGTGTTCTTCAAGTTCGATCCGGAAAAGGTCGTACTGATGAGCGCCGAACACCTTGAGCGGTTGATGCAGGACGCGCGGATCATCCGTCACCTGGGCAAACTGAAAAGCGTGCCGCGCAATGCGCAGTTCATTCTGGACGTCGAGAAAGAAAAGGGCAGTTTCGGCGCATTGCTGGCGGACTGGCCGGTGACCGATATCGTCGGCCTGTGGACCTACCTGAAAAAGCACGGTCATCAATTGGGCGGGCTGTCGGCGCCACGCTTCCTGCGCATGGTTGGCAAGGACACGTTCGTGCCGAGCTACGATGTGGTCGCGGCGTTGAATGCACAGAAGATCGTCGACAAGGCACCGAGCAGTCTGCGGGATCTGGCCACGGTGCAGAACGCGTTCAACCAGTGGCATGAAGAAAGTGGCGGACGG
- a CDS encoding CaiB/BaiF CoA transferase family protein, with amino-acid sequence MSAPLASLKILDFSTLLPGPFASLLLADMGAEVLRIESPTRLDLLRVLPPHDHGTSASHAYLNRNKRSLALDLKQPEALELVRQLLANYDIVLEQFRPGVMERLGLGYEALKAINPKLIYVSITGYGQTGPYKDRAGHDINYLALAGLSSYTGRADSGPLPLGMQVADVAGGSLHGVIGLLAAVISRQQTGQGTHLDVSMTDCSFSLNAMAGAGYLACDEEPGWEDQMLNGGSFYDYYRSRDGRWMSVGSLEPAFMQQLCAALGRPELAAQGLSPKPEQQRALKDALKVEFEKHDFAELCELFAGIDACVEPVLNLGEAVQHPQLQARELVTQVPRGDGSTQAQIACPLKFSEGLPSPRHIGAALGQHTDQVLGELGLSVERIAELRRAKVIA; translated from the coding sequence ATGTCTGCACCGCTGGCCTCACTAAAGATTCTGGATTTCTCGACCCTGCTGCCGGGGCCGTTCGCCTCGCTGTTGCTGGCTGACATGGGCGCCGAGGTGCTGCGCATCGAATCGCCGACCCGCCTTGATCTGCTGCGGGTGTTGCCGCCTCACGATCACGGGACTTCGGCCAGCCACGCCTACCTGAATCGCAATAAACGCAGTCTGGCGCTGGACCTCAAGCAGCCTGAGGCGCTGGAGCTGGTGAGGCAGTTGCTGGCGAACTACGACATCGTGCTGGAGCAGTTTCGCCCCGGCGTGATGGAGCGGCTGGGGCTGGGTTACGAGGCGCTGAAGGCGATCAATCCGAAGCTGATTTATGTGTCGATCACCGGTTACGGCCAGACCGGGCCTTACAAGGATCGCGCCGGGCATGACATCAACTATCTGGCACTGGCCGGGCTCTCCAGCTACACCGGGCGCGCGGACAGCGGGCCGTTGCCGTTGGGCATGCAGGTGGCGGATGTCGCGGGTGGCTCGCTGCATGGGGTGATCGGCCTGTTGGCTGCGGTGATATCACGGCAGCAGACCGGGCAGGGCACGCATCTGGACGTGAGCATGACTGACTGTTCGTTCAGCCTGAACGCCATGGCCGGTGCCGGGTATCTCGCCTGTGACGAGGAGCCGGGCTGGGAGGATCAGATGCTCAATGGCGGCAGCTTCTACGATTACTACCGCTCCCGGGATGGGCGCTGGATGTCGGTGGGCAGTCTGGAGCCGGCGTTCATGCAGCAACTGTGCGCCGCGTTGGGTCGGCCGGAACTGGCGGCTCAGGGTTTATCACCCAAACCCGAGCAACAACGGGCGCTCAAGGACGCCTTGAAGGTCGAGTTCGAGAAGCATGACTTTGCTGAACTGTGCGAGTTGTTCGCCGGGATTGATGCCTGTGTCGAACCGGTTCTGAACCTGGGCGAGGCGGTGCAGCATCCGCAGTTGCAGGCGCGGGAGCTGGTGACTCAGGTGCCGCGTGGGGATGGCTCGACGCAGGCGCAGATCGCTTGCCCGCTGAAGTTTTCCGAAGGGTTGCCGTCGCCGCGACATATCGGCGCGGCGCTGGGGCAGCATACGGATCAGGTGTTGGGGGAGTTGGGCTTGAGTGTTGAGCGCATTGCCGAATTGCGGCGAGCCAAGGTGATCGCCTGA
- a CDS encoding dicarboxylate/amino acid:cation symporter, with protein MTTRQPLYKSLYFQVIVAICIGIALGHYYPQFGVAVKPLGDGFIKLIKMIIAPIIFCTVVSGIAGMQNMKSVGKTGGYALLYFEIVSTIALLVGLIVVNIVQPGNGMHIDVATLDASKVATYVAQGADQSVVGFLLNVIPTTIVGAFATGDILQVLMFSVIFGFALHRLGAYGKPILDFIDRFAHVMFNIINMIMKLAPIGAFGAMAFTIGAYGVGSLVQLGQLMACFYITCLAFILIVLGAIARMHGFSVLKMIRYIREELLIVLGTSSSESVLPRMLIKMERLGAKKSVVGLVIPTGYSFNLDGTAIYLTMAAVFIAQATDTHMDITHQITLLVVLLLSSKGAAGVTGSGFIVLAATLSAVGHLPVAGLALILGIDRFMSEARALTNLVGNAVATIVVAKWVKELDTDVLDAELASGGRGIVDQRHEDDLGVAEGPTPSNVK; from the coding sequence ATGACGACTCGTCAGCCACTGTACAAATCCCTGTATTTCCAGGTGATCGTCGCAATCTGTATCGGTATTGCGCTCGGCCACTACTACCCGCAGTTCGGCGTGGCCGTAAAGCCGCTGGGTGACGGGTTCATCAAACTGATCAAAATGATCATCGCGCCAATCATCTTCTGCACCGTGGTCAGCGGCATCGCCGGCATGCAGAACATGAAGTCGGTCGGCAAGACCGGCGGTTACGCGCTCCTGTACTTCGAAATCGTTTCGACCATCGCCCTGCTGGTGGGCCTGATCGTGGTCAACATCGTGCAGCCGGGCAACGGCATGCACATCGACGTCGCCACCCTCGACGCCTCGAAAGTCGCTACCTACGTAGCACAGGGCGCTGACCAGAGCGTTGTCGGCTTCCTGCTCAACGTGATCCCGACCACCATCGTCGGCGCGTTCGCCACCGGTGACATTCTGCAAGTACTGATGTTCTCGGTGATCTTCGGTTTCGCCCTGCATCGCCTGGGTGCCTACGGCAAGCCGATCCTGGACTTCATCGATCGCTTCGCCCACGTGATGTTCAACATCATCAACATGATCATGAAGCTCGCGCCGATCGGTGCCTTCGGTGCGATGGCCTTCACCATCGGCGCCTACGGTGTCGGCTCGCTGGTGCAGCTGGGTCAACTGATGGCGTGCTTCTACATCACTTGCCTGGCGTTCATCCTGATCGTGCTGGGTGCCATCGCCCGCATGCACGGCTTCAGCGTGCTGAAGATGATCCGCTACATCCGTGAAGAGCTGCTGATCGTGCTCGGTACTTCCTCGTCGGAATCGGTACTGCCACGCATGCTGATCAAGATGGAGCGTCTGGGCGCGAAGAAATCGGTAGTGGGTCTGGTGATCCCGACCGGTTACTCCTTCAACCTTGACGGTACCGCGATCTACCTGACCATGGCGGCCGTGTTCATCGCTCAGGCGACCGACACCCACATGGACATCACTCACCAGATCACCCTGCTGGTGGTGTTGCTGCTGTCCTCCAAAGGCGCCGCCGGTGTGACCGGTTCGGGCTTCATCGTACTGGCAGCCACCCTGTCGGCCGTAGGTCACCTGCCAGTGGCCGGTCTGGCACTGATCCTGGGTATCGACCGTTTCATGTCCGAAGCCCGCGCCCTGACCAACCTGGTCGGCAACGCCGTTGCCACCATCGTTGTGGCCAAGTGGGTCAAGGAACTGGACACCGACGTACTGGACGCCGAGCTGGCCTCGGGCGGTCGCGGTATCGTCGACCAGCGTCACGAAGACGACCTGGGTGTGGCCGAAGGCCCGACCCCGAGCAATGTGAAGTAA
- the ttcA gene encoding tRNA 2-thiocytidine(32) synthetase TtcA: MGTLTVNQNKLQKRLRRLAGEAVTDFNMIEDGDKVMVCLSGGKDSYTMLDVLMHLQKVAPIKFEIVAVNMDQKQPGFPEHVLPAYLKELGIEYHIVEKDTYSVVKELIPEGKTTCSLCSRLRRGTLYTFADEIGATKMALGHHRDDIVETFFLNMFFNGSLKAMPPKLRADDGRNVVIRPLAYCNEKDIQAYSDFKQFPIIPCNLCGSQENLQRQVVKEMLQDWERKTPGRTESIFRSLQNVIPSQLADRNLFDFTSLKIDETAASRFVNVVNL; encoded by the coding sequence ATGGGCACTCTTACGGTCAACCAGAACAAACTGCAAAAGCGCCTGCGCCGCCTGGCCGGCGAAGCAGTCACCGACTTCAACATGATCGAAGACGGCGACAAGGTCATGGTCTGCCTGTCCGGGGGCAAGGACAGCTACACCATGCTCGACGTGCTGATGCACCTGCAGAAGGTTGCACCGATCAAGTTCGAGATCGTCGCCGTGAATATGGACCAGAAGCAGCCGGGCTTCCCTGAGCACGTGCTGCCGGCCTACCTGAAAGAGCTGGGCATCGAGTACCACATCGTCGAGAAAGACACGTACTCGGTGGTCAAGGAACTGATCCCGGAAGGCAAGACCACCTGCTCGCTGTGCTCGCGTCTGCGTCGCGGCACGCTGTACACCTTCGCCGACGAAATCGGTGCGACCAAAATGGCCCTCGGTCATCACCGCGACGACATCGTCGAGACGTTCTTCCTCAACATGTTCTTCAACGGCAGCCTAAAGGCAATGCCGCCGAAGCTGCGCGCCGACGACGGACGCAACGTGGTGATCCGCCCGTTGGCCTACTGCAACGAGAAAGACATCCAGGCCTACTCGGACTTCAAGCAATTCCCGATCATTCCGTGCAACCTCTGCGGTTCCCAGGAAAACCTGCAACGTCAGGTGGTCAAGGAAATGCTCCAGGACTGGGAGCGCAAGACCCCGGGCCGTACCGAGAGCATTTTCCGCAGCCTGCAGAACGTGATCCCGTCGCAACTGGCTGACCGTAACCTGTTCGACTTCACCAGCCTGAAGATTGATGAAACCGCGGCTTCGCGTTTCGTTAACGTGGTGAACCTGTAA
- a CDS encoding SprT family zinc-dependent metalloprotease produces the protein MPEQLNTRVEDCFQLAESFFKRPFKRPVVSLKLRGQKAGVAHLHENLLRFNPQLYRENTEHFLKQTVAHEVAHLIAHQLFGDRIQPHGEEWQLIMRGVYELPPDRCHTYEVKRRSVTRYIYKCPCADSDFPFSAQRHSLVRQGRRYLCRRCRNTLVFSGEMRVE, from the coding sequence ATGCCCGAGCAACTCAATACCCGCGTCGAAGACTGTTTCCAACTCGCTGAATCCTTTTTCAAACGTCCCTTCAAACGCCCCGTCGTGAGCCTCAAGCTGCGCGGGCAAAAAGCCGGGGTCGCGCATCTGCACGAGAACCTGCTGCGCTTCAACCCGCAGCTGTACCGGGAAAACACCGAACACTTCCTCAAGCAGACCGTGGCCCACGAAGTCGCGCACCTGATCGCCCATCAACTGTTCGGCGACCGCATCCAGCCCCATGGCGAGGAGTGGCAACTGATCATGCGCGGGGTCTATGAGCTGCCGCCGGATCGCTGCCATACCTACGAAGTCAAACGGCGCAGCGTGACCCGCTACATCTATAAATGCCCCTGTGCCGACAGTGATTTCCCGTTTTCGGCCCAGCGCCATAGTCTGGTGCGGCAAGGCCGGCGGTATTTGTGCCGCCGATGCCGGAATACGCTGGTGTTCAGTGGCGAGATGCGGGTCGAGTGA